One genomic segment of Thermanaerothrix sp. includes these proteins:
- the meaB gene encoding methylmalonyl Co-A mutase-associated GTPase MeaB codes for MEGRGALLLDRLVNAALSGDHRSIARLISLVESESPLADGVMRSIYPRTGRAHVVGVTGSPGAGKSTLVDKMIQHFLDMGRSVGVIAVDPSSPFSGGAILGDRLRMQNHAVDSRVFIRSMGSRGSLGGVSGATGEAALILDACGKDVVIIETVGVGQSEVDIVKLADTVCLVLVPGMGDDVQIMKAGIMEIADVFVVNKADRDGADKVVADIRMMLDISFRGTWRPPVVKTCAERGDGVDDAVKSVMSHREHVLNSQEGKMRRLSRIEAMVEGVLRKEISALVQREWSKRRDEGLLEDLLLRRADPYSTAESILDDVLCSK; via the coding sequence ATGGAAGGAAGAGGGGCGTTGCTATTGGATAGGCTGGTGAATGCGGCACTTTCCGGTGATCACAGATCCATCGCCAGGCTCATAAGCCTGGTCGAAAGCGAGTCTCCTTTGGCGGACGGGGTGATGAGGAGCATCTATCCTAGGACTGGGCGTGCTCATGTTGTAGGGGTAACTGGCAGTCCTGGGGCGGGCAAGAGCACGTTGGTGGATAAGATGATCCAGCATTTTCTTGATATGGGCAGGAGCGTTGGGGTTATAGCGGTCGATCCTTCCAGCCCTTTTTCCGGAGGGGCCATATTGGGTGACCGGCTTAGAATGCAGAATCATGCGGTGGACAGCAGGGTTTTCATAAGGAGCATGGGAAGCCGAGGGTCTCTTGGGGGAGTTAGCGGGGCAACTGGAGAGGCGGCTTTGATCTTGGATGCCTGCGGCAAGGACGTGGTGATTATAGAGACCGTAGGGGTGGGGCAGTCAGAAGTTGACATAGTCAAGCTGGCTGACACGGTTTGCCTCGTGTTGGTCCCTGGAATGGGGGATGACGTTCAGATCATGAAGGCCGGCATAATGGAGATAGCCGATGTCTTCGTGGTGAACAAAGCCGATCGGGATGGGGCCGACAAGGTGGTTGCGGACATAAGGATGATGTTGGACATATCGTTCAGGGGTACTTGGAGACCCCCTGTGGTTAAGACCTGTGCAGAAAGGGGTGACGGCGTAGACGATGCCGTCAAGTCCGTGATGTCCCATCGGGAGCACGTGCTGAACAGCCAGGAGGGGAAGATGAGGAGGCTGTCCAGGATAGAGGCCATGGTGGAGGGAGTGCTTCGCAAGGAGATATCGGCGCTGGTTCAGCGAGAGTGGTCGAAGCGAAGGGATGAAGGCCTTCTGGAGGATCTGCTGCTTCGTAGGGCGGATCCCTATTCAACTGCGGAATCCATCCTTGACGATGTGTTGTGCTCTAAGTAA
- a CDS encoding Gfo/Idh/MocA family oxidoreductase, with amino-acid sequence MSSVRVGVIGVGHLGYHHARLYSEILGADLVGVVDANEDRANYVGETMGVQSFTDFRAFLDQVKPDAISVAVPTSLHYQVASEALKRGIHVLVEKPVTTKVEEAEGLLRLAADMGLVLQVGHVERFNSAVQYVKSMIEEPLFIQTRRMGPFSPRISDVGVVLDLMIHDIDIILSMVNSEIDKISATGAKIRSDHEDIACAQITFKNGTIAHVLVSRVSEKRIRQMDIMEKERYIVVDFESQDVSINRCLKSGSGLVEVVEHPVYPKKEPLKMELQHFLDCVKEGRQPLVGIRDGKRALEVCVRVLRQIWADRSMGSSVAV; translated from the coding sequence TTGTCTTCTGTTCGGGTTGGAGTTATAGGGGTTGGACATCTTGGGTACCATCATGCCAGGCTCTACTCTGAGATACTGGGAGCTGATTTGGTTGGGGTGGTGGACGCTAACGAAGATAGGGCTAACTATGTTGGAGAGACCATGGGGGTGCAGTCTTTCACCGATTTCAGGGCCTTCCTGGATCAGGTAAAGCCGGATGCCATCAGCGTTGCGGTGCCAACCAGCTTGCATTATCAAGTGGCTTCCGAGGCCCTTAAGAGGGGCATTCATGTGTTGGTGGAAAAGCCAGTCACCACAAAGGTGGAAGAAGCAGAAGGCCTCCTTAGGCTGGCTGCAGATATGGGCTTGGTGCTTCAGGTGGGCCACGTGGAGAGATTTAATAGTGCCGTTCAATATGTTAAGAGCATGATAGAAGAACCTTTGTTCATACAAACACGGAGGATGGGCCCCTTCTCACCGCGGATAAGCGACGTTGGCGTTGTGTTGGATCTTATGATCCATGACATAGACATAATCCTGTCCATGGTTAACTCGGAGATAGATAAAATATCCGCCACTGGAGCTAAGATAAGGTCTGACCACGAGGACATAGCATGTGCTCAGATAACCTTCAAGAATGGCACCATAGCTCACGTTTTAGTCAGCAGGGTTTCTGAGAAGAGGATACGTCAGATGGATATAATGGAAAAGGAGAGATACATCGTGGTGGACTTCGAGTCCCAGGATGTTTCTATTAACCGGTGTTTGAAAAGTGGGTCGGGGCTTGTGGAGGTGGTTGAGCATCCAGTTTATCCCAAGAAGGAGCCCCTCAAGATGGAGCTTCAGCACTTCCTTGACTGTGTCAAGGAAGGCCGTCAGCCTCTTGTGGGAATAAGGGACGGGAAGAGGGCTCTTGAGGTTTGTGTTAGGGTTTTAAGGCAGATATGGGCCGACAGATCCATGGGGAGCTCCGTGGCTGTCTGA